Below is a window of Planctomycetota bacterium DNA.
CCAGGGCGGCCGGCTCGTCGGCGCGACGGTCTTCGCGGCGGGCGAACGGGTGCCCGAACTGGACCGGCTGGTGGCGAGCGGCGCCGACCGCGCCGCGGTCGAGCGCGCCATCGGACCCGCCGAACCGCAGACGGCCGGCGGCATCCCGCAGACGTTCGCGCGGCACTGCCCGATCTGCTCGGCCGAACTGATCGTCCATCACGGGACGCCCCCAGGCAGGCGGTTCCGGTGCGAGGCGTGCAATACGGAACTGGTGGTCCGCTGGGACAGCGAGCGGATGTGGATCGAGGTCAGCCCCGCCTGAAAAATGGGGTCTGACCGCATTCTTCGCGGGGCTGCGGAAAGGACAGGCATGAAGCGATGGTGGATGGTCGGCGTGGCGGCGGTGGCGTTGGCGGGGTGCGCGGCGGAACGGCCGAGCGAGCGGCTCTCGCCCCTGGAGGCGGAACAACTCCGGTGGAAATGGTGCGACCCGGGGGCGATCGTGCTGGAGGTCGCGGCCGCGGAATCGCAGCCGAACCTGCCGGACCTCGTGGCGCTCGAGGGCGGGCGCGAAGAAGGCCTCGCGCCGGACTTCCTGATGGGCATCTACCGCAAGGGCCGGTGGGTCGCCACAATCCGCGTTCTGGAGGTCGGCCCGCGCTGGACCCAGGCCGAAATCGTGGAAGGCAAAGCAGCGGATGTCCAGGCCGGCGACGTCGGCGTGTATCTGCCGATGCGCCGGCGGGCCTCGCCCGACCGGGGGGCGTGATGCCAGACACGGCCGTGGAACTGATTCTGGCGTCGAGTTCGCCGCGGCGGCGGGAACTCCTGCGCCAGGCCGGCTACCGCTTCAAGGTCCGCCCGCCCGGGCCGATCGAGGATGCGAGCATTCGCCGGGCCCCGAGCGCCGCCGCGTACGTCGAGAGCCTGGCGTACCTGAAGGCGATGTCGGCCATCGAGACGCACGGCATCCGGAAGGGCCTCGTGCTGGGGGCCGATACGGCCGTCGAACTGGAAGGGCGGGTCATCGGCAAACCTCGCGACGAGGACGAGGCGCGGCAAATCCTGTCGGCCCTGGCGGGCAGCATTCACCGGGTCCTGACGGGCCTGGCGCTCGTGGA
It encodes the following:
- a CDS encoding Maf family protein, with product MPDTAVELILASSSPRRRELLRQAGYRFKVRPPGPIEDASIRRAPSAAAYVESLAYLKAMSAIETHGIRKGLVLGADTAVELEGRVIGKPRDEDEARQILSALAGSIHRVLTGLALVDAGAGRRWLAHDATTVHMGPMSAAEIHAYVASGEALGKAGAYALQETGDRFVESIEGSFTNVVGLPMELLERMLKAASYDP